From Chroogloeocystis siderophila 5.2 s.c.1, one genomic window encodes:
- a CDS encoding DNA cytosine methyltransferase has translation MSIVPFPPPVKPKFKFINLFCGIGGFRLALQSLGGKCVFLSDIYTVARATYQTNFGELPYGDIIKLTNLDISDDELDRLIPNHDLLTAAFPCQPFSRAGVSARNYLGQSHKFKDLEQGNLFFDIVRIARLKRAKVLLLENVKKLSYSRSNKNYSYC, from the coding sequence ATGAGTATTGTTCCATTTCCGCCACCGGTAAAACCCAAATTTAAATTTATAAATCTATTCTGCGGTATTGGAGGTTTTAGATTAGCATTACAATCTCTTGGTGGAAAATGTGTATTTTTGTCTGATATTTATACAGTAGCGAGAGCAACATACCAGACAAACTTCGGAGAGTTACCTTATGGAGATATTATAAAGCTTACTAACTTAGACATATCAGATGATGAACTAGATCGCCTCATTCCAAACCATGATTTATTAACTGCTGCTTTTCCATGCCAACCTTTTAGTAGGGCTGGAGTGTCGGCTAGAAACTATCTAGGTCAAAGTCATAAATTCAAAGATCTTGAACAAGGAAATTTGTTTTTTGACATCGTTAGAATTGCTAGATTAAAAAGAGCTAAAGTCTTATTACTAGAAAACGTAAAAAAACTTTCTTACTCACGCTCAAACAAAAACTATTCATATTGTTAG